In the Vitis vinifera cultivar Pinot Noir 40024 chromosome 2, ASM3070453v1 genome, one interval contains:
- the LOC100253338 gene encoding bifunctional nitrilase/nitrile hydratase NIT4B, with protein CKESSNKRETKKHTISAMSSTVRATVVQASSIFYDTPATLDKAERFLKEAAALGSQLVVFPEAFIGGYPRGYNFADQSPRGKESFRKYHASAINVPGPEVDRLASMAAKYKVYLVTGVVERDGYTLYCTVLFFDPEGNYLGKHRKLMPTYWERLFWGFGDCSTTPVYDTPYGKLGSVICWENRMPLFRTSMYGKGIEIYCAPTADSGDTWVATMRHVAIEGGCYVLSPIQFCRRKDYPPPPEYLYSPTEEDVTPDSIVWAGGSVIISPHGEILAGPNYEGEGLFTADLDVRGEIPKAKFQFDVVGHYSRADVLSLTVNNCPLLPVTFTSSPSKIKDNEEMDECKDI; from the exons TGTAAGGAATCCTCAAACAAAAGGGAAACGAAAAAGCATACGATTTCTGCAATGTCTTCAACTGTTAGAGCCACCGTTGTTCAAGCTTCTAGTATCTTTTATGATACTCCTGCCACTCTAG ATAAGGCTGAGAGGTTTTTGAAAGAAGCAGCTGCACTAGGATCCCAACTGGTTGTGTTTCCTGAAGCATTTATCGGTGGGTATCCCCGGGGATACAATTTCGCCGACCAGTCGCCAAGAGGGAAAGAAAGTTTCCGCAAGTACCATGCTTCTGCCATTAATGTGCCGG GACCTGAAGTGGATAGATTGGCATCAATGGCTGCGAAATACAAAGTCTACTTAGTGACAGGTGTTGTTGAGAGAGATGGATACACATTGTATTGCACTGTTCTCTTCTTTGATCCTGAAGGTAATTACCTTGGAAAACATAGGAAACTCATGCCAACATATTGGGAGCGGCTGTTCTGGGGTTTCGGAGATTGCTCGACTACTCCAGTTTATGATACTCCATATGGAAAACTTGGTTCGGTCATTTGTTGGGAAAATAGAATGCCGCTTTTCAGGACATCAATGTATGGCAAAG GTATTGAGATATATTGTGCTCCTACTGCCGATTCCGGGGATACATGGGTAGCTACAATGAGACACGTCGCTATTGAGGGTGGATGCTATGTTCTTTCACCCATCCAGTTCTGTCGGAGGAAAGATTACCCACCTCCACCTGAGTATCTTTACAGTCCTACAGAAGAAGATGTCACTCCAGATTCTATTGTTTGGGCTGGAGGTAGTGTCATCATTTCGCCCCATGGCGAAATTCTAGCAGGACCGAATTATGAAGGAGAAGGCCTCTTCACAGCTGATCTTG ATGTTCGTGGAGAGATTCCTAAAGCAAAGTTCCAGTTCGATGTGGTAGGACATTATTCGAGAGCTGATGTGCTAAGCCTCACTGTGAACAATTGTCCACTGCTTCCTGTTACTTTCACATCCTCACCATCTAAAATCAAAGACAATGAGGAGATGGATGAATGCaaagatatataa